Part of the Streptomyces sp. f51 genome is shown below.
GGCCCACCGTGTGGCCGTGCGCGCCGCCGAGCTGGCCGCCGACCCCGCCCACCGCCCCGATCTCGGCGACGCCTGGCGGATCGCCAAGACGTACTGGAACCGGGTGCCCCGCCCGGTCGCCGAGGAGGCGTTCGCCCGGCTGCGCGAGGCCCTCCCCGGGCTGCCGTTCGACCGGACCGCCGCCGTCGGGGACGTGCCGGGCGTGGTCGACGAGGCGATCGTCACCACCGAGATCGACGGCACCGCGTACGCCGCGGCCAAGGCCGCCGCGATGCGCGCGCACGCCACCCAGATCACCGTGGACGGGCCCTGGTTCGTCCTCTCGAACGAGCTGGCCCAGCCGCTCTTCACCACCGAGTACTACGAACTGGCCGACGCCCCGCGCCCGGCGGCGCGCGAGCGCGACCTCTTCGAGGGGACGGAGCAGCGATGAGCACGAACGGACAGCGGGGCGGGAGCCTCCTCGCCCAGCCCCTGACGCGCCCCTCGGGCGGGCGGATCGCCGCCTACCTGGGGCTTTTTCTGCTCGGCGCCGTCGTCGGCGTCGCGGGCGCGCTGGTGCAGCCGGGCTGGTTCCCCCTCGGGCTGCTGCTCGCCCTGGCGGGCGCCGCGGGACTCTTCCTCGGCGGCGCGCGGGCGGCGGAGTCCCGGGCCGGGGCCGTCGCCCCCGCCGCGGGCTGGATGGTCGCCGTCGTCCTGCTCACCGCAAGCCGCCCGGAAGGTGACTTCCTCTTCGGCGCGGGAGTCGGCTCGTATCTCTTCCTGCTCGGCGGCATGGCGACGGCTGTGATGTGCGCCACTCTCGGCCAGGGGCGGCAACCGGGCCCTTCCGGTGCCCGACTTGGCAAGTGACGTACCACTTCGCCGTATCGGTCCCGTGCCGGTCCGGTGCGAGATTCCTGGACGGGCGAGGTTTGCGGGCCGGACATGGCCAGTATGGTGGTGCGCGCCGCCGAGCTGCCCGAGATGAGGTCGAGGAAACGGGCGGCGGAGCCAACCGGGAGAACCTGCCTTGAGTCGTGAAACTGACAGTTCGTCCTCCGGGCCCAACGGGCGCGGTGGAGCCGCGTACCCGTCGGGGACGCCGCCGTACGGCACGCCCGCGGCCTCCGAGAACGGTGCCGACGCGGGCCGTTCGGCCGCCGGGCCGACGGAGGAGCGCAAGACCGAGACAACCCTGACGACACGGATCCGGATCAACATCCCCGGATCGCGGCCCATCCCGCCCGTGGTCGTCCGCACGCCCGTCGCCGACGCCGACGCGTCGTCCGGGGGCGGCGACGGCGCCCAGACCGGCACACCGGCGCCGCAGGCCGCGAGTTCGCCCGCGGGCGCCGCCGGTCCGAGTGCCACCGTCCCGGCCCCGTCCGCCCCCGCCGCGGCGCCCGTGGACCAGCCGGCGCCGGCCGAGGAGAAGACGAGCGACTGGTTCGCGCCCCGCAAGGCCGGCACGCCCCCCAAGGGCGGGCAGGGCGGCGGCTCGACCAACGGAGCGGGCATGCCCGGCGCTTCGGCTCCGGCCGGAACCGCGCCTTCCGCGCCCGCGGCGGGCACCCCCGGCACGGGACGGCCCGCGCCGTCCACCGGTGCCGGACCGCTGGGCATCACCGGCGGCCGCCCCGGCGGCGCGAACGGCGCACCGCTCCCCGGTGCCACCGGCGCCGGACCCGTGGCCCCCGGCCACGGCGGCGGCACGGGCTCCTTCGACGTCTCCGGCGCGCTGCGCGACACCGGCTCGTTCCCGGCCATCGGCTCGTCCGGCGGATCCGGTGCGCCCGCGGGATCCGGCGAGCCGCGCCGTGACGACCTCCCGTACTTCTCCGAGAACGGCCGGGGCGGCCCGGCCGGTCCGACCTCGGGCCCCACCACCGGGGACGGCCCGCTGCGGCCTCCGACCGGTGCGGGCGCGGCCCCCGGCAGCCTGGCCGCGCAGTCCGGCCCGGCCACCGGCAACCGGGGCACCGGCAGGGGCTACCCCGCCGCGGGCACCGGCACCCGCGGCGGACTGAGCGGCGGTCTCAGCGACGACACCGCGATCCTGACGCCGCAGAAGCCGGCACCCGAACCGGGTCCCGGTGGCTACGGCGCCCCCGCGGAGAACGTCTCCGGACACACGCTGACCAGCGGCATGCCCGTCGTGTCGCCCAGCCACGACTTCGCGTTCGAGGGCGAGCGCAACGACGGCCCCCGCTCGCACACCCCGCCGAAGCTCCCCGAGCCGGTCCGCCGGCCCACCGCCCCGGCGAAGCCGGCGAAGAAGAAGGGCCGCAACAAGCCGGCGCTCCTCGGCGCCCTCGTCGTGCTCCTCGCGGGCGGCGCCTACGGTGCCGGACTGCTGATGAACCACTCCGACGTGCCCAAGGGCACCACGGTGCTCGGCGTCGACATCGGCGGCGGCACCCGCGACGACGCGGTCAAGAAGCTCGACGAGGCACTCGGCGACCGGACGAACAAGCCGCTCACGCTGTCCGTCGACGGTGACACGGTCAAGCTCAGGCCCGACCAGGCCGGACTCCAGCTGGACAGCCAGGCCACCGTCCGCGCCGCCGCGGGCAGCGACTACAACCCGATCTCCGTGATCGGCTCGCTGTTCGGCCAGGGACGCGTGGTGGACCCCGTGATGCCGGTCGACGAGGAGAAGCTCCAGGCCGCGCTGGAGCGCGCCGCCAGCGGCTCGGGCTCGGCGAACGACGGCACGATCAAGTTCCAGCCGGGCAAGGCCGTCGCCGTCTACGGCAAGGCGGGCAAGGGCATCGACGTCGGCCCCTCCCTCCAGGCCGTCGAGGACGCGTACCGCGCGCAGGTGGAGACCGGCGCGGCCACTCCGGTGAAGGTCGCCACCACGACCCGTCAGCCGACGGTCAGCAAGGCCGAGGTGGACCGGAAGATGTCGACGTTCGCGACGGTCGCCATGTCCGCGACCATCATCATCCGCACGGACGCCAGCCACTACATCCCCTTCAGCCCGCAGAAGTCCATCTGGAAGTTCCTGAGCGTCCGGCCGGTCCAGGGCAAGCTCGTCGAGCACTACGACCTGAACGTGCTCCAGTCGCTGTACGGCCACGCCTTCGACGGTGTGACGATCACCAAGGGCGACGGCAGCAAGAAGGCCGTGAGCCCGGAGGACGTGGCCTCCGCCATAGGAAGGGCGCTGGTCGGGAAGACGACCGCCGAACGCGACGTGACCATCCCCACCAACCCCAACTAGCGGGCGCCGCAGGCACGACAGGAGGGCATCCCACCGGTACTCCACCGGCGGGGTGCCCTTCTGCCGTGCCGGACCGGGGTCGCAGACATGACATCTGTCATCCGCGACCCAGGACACAGCGCACTGCCGCCGACTCCCCCCTCTCCTCCACGATGGACGACATGACAACGACAGCGGCGACCACGAGCACATCGGTGGTCCGGTTCGAATCGGTGACCAAGAGCTACGGGAACGTCCGGGCCGTGGACGGGCTGACGCTCGAACTCCACCCCGGCGAGACCGTCGCCCTGCTCGGCCCCAACGGCGCGGGCAAGTCGACCACGCTGGACCTGCTGCTCGGCCTCAAGAACGCCGACAGCGGGACGGTCCGGGTGTTCGGCACCGCCCCGCGCGAGGCGATCGTCGCCGGCCGGGTGGGCGCCATGCTCCAGAGCGGCGGCCTGATGGACGAGGTCACCGTCGGTGAACTGGTCAAGCTCGCCTGCGACCTGCACCCGAGGCCGTACCGCCCCAGCGAGGTCCTCGCCCGCGCGAGCATCGCCCAGATCGCCGACCGCAAGGTCAACAAGCTCTCCGGCGGCCAGGCGCAGCGCGTCCGCTTCGCCCTCGCCACGGCCGGCGACAGCGATCTGATCGTCCTCGACGAACCCACCACCGGCATGGACGTCTCCGCCCGGCAGGCCTTCTGGGCCACCATGCGCGAGCAGGCCGACCAGGGCCGTACGGTCCTGTTCGCCACGCACTACCTGGAGGAGGCCGACGCCATCGCGGACCGCGTCCTCGTCCTGCACCGGGGACGGCTGCTGGCCGACGGCACCGCCGCCGAGATCAAGGCCAAGGCCGGAGCGCGCCGTGTGTCCTTCGACCTGGAGGGCGTGATCGACGAGGCCCGGCTGCGCGCGCTGCCGTTCCTCACCTCGGTCACGGTGTCCGGAAGCGGCTCCGCCGCGGGATCCGGGCAGACCGTCCGCATCCAGTCCTCCGACGCGGACGCGACCGTCCACGCGCTGTACGGGCTCGGCGTCTACCCCCGCAACCTCGAAGTCGCCGGGCTCGGCCTGGAGCAGGCATTCGTCGCCATCACCGAGGCCGAAGAGGCCGCGCTCACCGCCGCCGGGGCCCACGAAGGTGCCGGCACCGCCGCCGAGGAGGCCGCGTCCAAGTGAACAGTCTCATCAAGCTGGAGATCACCCGCGCCCTGCGCAACCGGAAGTTCCTGTTCTTCTCGGTGATCTACCCCTCGGCCTTGTTCCTGCTGATCGCCGGCAGTGCCGACGACCACACCAAGGTCCCCGGCACCGGCCTGACCCTGCCGACCTTCTTCATGGTCTCCATGGCCTCCTTCGGCGCCCTGACCGCCGTCCTGATGGGCAACAGCGAGCGCATCGCCAAGGAGCGGGAGAGCGGCTGGGTACGGCAGCTGAGGCTCACCCCGCTGCCCGGCCGCGGCTATGTGTTCGCCAAGACGGCCAGCGCGGCCGTGATCAGCCTGCCCTCGATCGTCATCGTCTTCGTGGTCGCGGCGGCGGTGAAGAACGTACGCCTGGACGTCTGGCAGTGGTTCGCGCTCACCGGCGTGATCTGGGCGGGCAGCCTGGTCTTCGCCGCGCTCGGCGTCGCCATCGGCTACCTCGCCAGCGGGGACGCGGTACGGCCCATCACGATGATCGTCTACTTCGGTCTGTCGATGCTCGGCGGCCTGTGGATGCCGACGACGACCTTCCCCGACTGGCTCCAGAACATAGCCAAGTGGCTTCCCACGCACGCGTACGCTGCCCTGGGGCAGGCCATCGAACTGGGGAACGCCCCGCACGCGAAGGACATCGCCATCCTCGCCGTGTCCTTCGCCCTCTTCGCGGGCGGCGCGGCCTGGCTGTACCGGAAGGACACGCTGAAGGCGTGAACGCCATGACGGAAGACCCGCTGCCCGACACGGCCCGCACGGACCGGATCGTGAGGATGGGGGAGTCCCCCCGCAACCTCCGCGAGGCCCTGCGCAAGTCGGTGTGGATCGTCATCTGGCTGGTGTTCCTCGGCTCACCGGTCCACGACCTCGCCTCCGGCACCCACACACCGGCGGCCACCGCGGCCGGCTGGGTGGGCCTCGCGGCCTTCGTCGCGGTCTATCTGACGCTGGTCTTCCGGCACATGGGCAAGGCATTCACGGGCACCCTGGCCGTCACGCTCATGGTGCTCGCACTCGGTGTCCTGGCCGTCGTCCTGTGCCTGACGCTCGGCGCTCCCTGGCTCGGCCTGTTCGTGTACGTCTCGGTCGCCTGCGGGACGACGTTCCCGCTGCGCGTCTCCTACTGGACGATCCCGCTGACCGCCGTCGTGATGCTGCTCGTCGGCCTGCACGGCGGCGAGGACGACGCCCGCAACCTGGTCCTGCTCGTCGTCCTCATCGGCTTCGCGATGACCGGCGTGCGCCAGCTCGTCCGTACGACGGTGGAACTGCGCAAGGCGCGGGCCACCGTCGCCCAGCTCGCCGCGAACGAGGAGCGCCTGCGGCTCGCCCGCGACCTGCACGACCTGCTCGGCCACTCGCTCTCGCTGATCACGCTGAAGAGCGAACTGGCCGGGCGGATGCTCCCCGACCACCCCGAGCGGGCGGCCCAGCAGGTCGCCGACATCGAACAGGTCAGCCGCCAGGCCCTGGTCGACGTGCGCGAGGCGGTCACCGGCTACCGCAGGCCGCGGCTGGCCGGTGAACTCGCGGGCGCGCAGGTGGCGTTGACGGCCGCCGACGTGATCGCCGACCTCCCGGCCGAACCCGACCTCGACGGCGTCCCCGAGGAGACCGAGTCCGCGCTGGCCTGGGCGCTGCGCGAGGCCGTCACCAATGTCGTACGGCACAGCGGTGCCCGGCGCTGCACCGTGGGACTGGTCCGCCGCCAGACCCTGGACGGTCCCGTGCTCGAACTCTCGGTGGAGGACGACGGCTCGGGCGGCACCTCGGGCGCGGCGCCCGGCAACGGCCTGACCGGTCTGACCGAGCGCCTGGAGAAGGCGGGAGGATCGATGGAGGCGGGCCGTGTACGGCGCGGATTCCGGCTGGTGGCACGGGCGCCCCTGGAGGACGGCCGGACCCCGGCGGGCCCGGCGGAGGACCCCGTAGGATCCGGTGCATGAGCCGCACGATCAAGGTCCTGCTCGCCGAGGACCAGTCGATGGTCCGCGAGGCGCTGGCCGCCCTGCTGGGACTCGAGCCCGACATCGAGGTGGTCGCCCAAGTGGCCCGCGGCGACGAGGTGCTGGCGGCGGCCCGCGCCCACGACGTGGACGTGGCGCTCCTCGACATCGAGATGCCCGGCATGACGGGCATAGAGGCTGCGGCCGAGGTCCACAAGGAGCTCCCGGGCATCAAGCTGCTCATCCTCACCACCTTCGGCCGCCCCGGATATCTGCGCAGCGCCATGGAGTCCGGCGCGGACGCCTTCCTGGTCAAGGACGCCCCGGCCGCCCAACTCGCCGCGGCCGTACGCAAGGTGCTGGCGGGGGAGCGTGTCATCGACCCCACGCTGGCGGCGGCCGCGCTGGCCGAGGGCGCCAATCCCCTGACCGACCGCGAACGCGAGGTCCTGCGCGCCGCGGCCGACGGCTCCACCAACGCCGAACTGGCCAAGGCACTCCACCTCTCCCAGGGCACGGTCCGCAACTACCTCTCGACCGCGATCCAGAAGCTGGCGGCCCGCAACAGGGCGGAGGCGGTACGGATCGCGCGGGAGAAGGGCTGGCTGTGAGCGGCGGGGCCGGCCACCGCCTCAGTTGAGCATCGCCCGTGCCGCGTGGGCCTGGCCTCGGATCCGCGACGCGGACGGTTCGTCGACCGCCGCCACCACGTCCGCGTAGGCGTCGAGTTCGGCCGCGCCGGCCAGGAAGTCCCCCCGCTGGACCAGGAGTTGAGCCCGCTCGTAGCGCAGGCGCGCCGGGTGCGAGGGCAGCAGCAGGGAGAGTTCCACGGACCACAGCGCCACGTCGGAGCGTTCGGGCCGTGCGGCGGCCCAGGCCCGGACGTTGTTCAGGACCCGCAGGACGACGTCCAGCGGATCGGCGGGGGACAGCATCGACGGGTCGAGCGGGGCGCCGGTCGCGCCCGCGACGAAGAGCTGCGCGTCGGTGCCGGTCAGCACGCGCCCGCCGTCGAAGGGATCGGCGAGCACCTGCCGCTCGGGCGGTCCGAAGCCCACCACGAAGTGACCGGGCAGGGCGACCCCGTGGACCGGGGCCCCGGCCCGCCGCGCCACCTCCATCCACACCACCGAGAGCAGGATGGGCAGCCCGCGCCGCCGGCGCAGCACCGCGTGCAGCAGCGAGGACTCCAGTCGCTGGTAGTCGCCCGGCGAGCCCCGGAATCCGCAGCGCCCGCCGAGGAGTTCGGCCAGGGCGGTCGCCCACGGCAGCGGGCCGCCCGGACGGAAGGGCAGCCGGCCCGCCAGCTCGTCCAGCAGGACCTGCGCCGCGTCCATCCCGGCGTCGTCCAGCGTCCCGTCCGCCGCGGCACCCACCAGCAGGCACAGCTCCGCCAGATCGGGCCGCTCGGCGCGCGCCTCGTCGGCGAACCGCCGCCGTACCTCGTCGGCCCGGCCGGGCTCGGGTGGCTCAGGGAACCGCATGGCCCACTCGTGCCCGGTCACGTCGATCGATACGGCTCGCCGGCCGGACCGGCGTCACCCGGCGCGCCGCCCGTCCCCGGTGAGGCGTCGGCATCGGCGCTCGCCCGCGTGACCGGTCCGGACGGCTCCCGGTAGTGGTGGTACGCGTGGTGCGGGGCGAAGCCCATCCGGGCGTACAGCTCCCGTGCCCCGGTGTTGTCCGTCTCCACCTGGAGCCACGCAGCCGAGGCGCCCTCCTCCAGGGCACGGGCCGCCAGCGCGGCCATGACGGCGGTGGCGAGGCCACGGCGGCGCAGACCCGGGTCGACCTCCACGGCGGCGAAGCCGGCCCAGCGGCCGTCCACCACGCACCGCCCGATCGCCGCCGGAGCCGCGCCCGGGTCGCCGGGCACCGTCGCGAACCACACCGAGGGACCGCCGCTCAGCACCTTCAGGGCCGTCTCGCCGACGCCCTTGCGCTGGTAGCGGCCGAGCCACGCCTCGTCCGCCGCGCGGGAGAGCGTCACCCCGGGTGCCTCCCGGTCCGCGACGGGCGCGAGCGCTCCGGTCCACAGCCCGGCGCTCACCTCGCGCGTCCAGCCGCGCTCCTCCAGCTCCGCGCACAGCAGTTCCTGGGTGCCCTCGGCGCCGGTGGCGGTCTGCACGTAGGCGGGCAGGTCACGGGCCGCGTACCAGTGCCGTACGTACGCGAGGGCCTCGTCGAGCGGCACGCCCGGGTCGGCCAGCGGCAGCACGGAGTTGGCGCGCCGGGTGAACCCGCCCGCCGCCCGCAGCTCCCAGCCGCCGAGCCGTTCGCTGTCCACCGGGGGCCAGGCCCGCGCGGCGACACGCGCGAGTTCCTCGTAGGACGCCGCGGGGCCGCGCCGCCGTGCGGGCGCGGACGGTACGACCTTGGCCGCGACCAGGGAGGATTCCTCGATCCGGACACGCTCTCCGGTCCGTCGTGTGATCAGCAGCACACCGTCGTCCCATGATGTGAGAACACCGACCGTATCGGTGAACTTCTCCACCGTGTCTCCATTGTCGGTCAGGCGCCGCACAGAGACGCGTTTGCCCACGTCAGCAGCCGTGACGCGGACCTCCAGGCGGCCGGCGGCGGAGAATTCCACAGGTCAGTTCACCCCTCCTGTTCGGATCATGCCCAAGAACGGAGATACTAGGGGCGGGCATCGACGAGCCGCGCTCCCGCGCGCCAGGCGGCGGAGCCTACGACAGGCCCGCCAGCGCCCTATCGAGGAGGAACGACAGCGTGACCTACGTCATCGCGCAGCCTTGTGTCGACGTCAAGGACAAGGCGTGCATCGAGGAGTGCCCGGTCGACTGCATCTACGAGGGCTCCCGGTCCTTGTACATCCACCCGGACGAATGCGTCGACTGCGGAGCCTGTGAGCCGGTGTGCCCGGTCGAGGCGATCTTCTACGAGGACGACACTCCGGAGGAGTGGAAGGACTACTACAAGGCGAACGTCGAGTTCTTCGACGAGCTCGGCTCGCCCGGCGGCGCCAGCAAGCTCGGGCTGATCGAGCGCGACCACCCCTTCGTCGCCGCGCTCCCGCCGCAGAACCAGTAGGCGGCTCGCTGGGTCCCACCCAGCGGCAGCCGGCGGAACGTCGCCCCGGTCCCGTACGGCCCGATCCTTCCGGTCGCTGTACGGGACCGAGGCATTTGCCGTGCCGGCGCGCGGCATCCGTGCAGCAGCCCGTACCCGTGCGTACGGGGCGTACGTACGAGAAAGTGAGCCTGATCCCGTGTCCGCAGTCTCCGACCGGCTTCCCGTCTTCCCCTGGGACAAGCTGGAGCCCTACAAGGCGACGGCCGCCGCTCACCCGGGCGGCATCGTCGATCTGTCCGTCGGCACCCCGGTCGACCCGGTGCCCGAGCTGATCCAGAAGGCCCTGGTCGCGGCCGCGGACTCGCCCGGCTATCCCACGGTGTGGGGTACGCCCGAGCTGCGGGACGCGCTGACGGGCTGGGTGGAGCGGCGGCTCGGTGCGCGGGATGTCACCCACCGTCACGTCCTGCCGGTCGTCGGTTCCAAGGAACTGGTCGCCTGGCTGCCGACCCAGCTCGGCCTCGGCCCCGGCGACAAGGTCGCCCACCCGCGCCTCGCCTACCCGACGTACGAGGTCGGCGCGCGGCTCGCGCGTGCGGAGCACGTGGTCTACGACGACCCGACCGAGCTGGACCCGGCGGGCCTGAAGCTGCTGTGGCTGAACTCGCCGTCGAACCCGACCGGCCGGGTCCTGTCCGCCGCGGAGCTCACCCGGATCGTCGCCTGGGCCCGTGAGCACGGCGTCCTCGTCTTCTCCGACGAGTGCTACATCGAGCTGGGCTGGGAGGCCGACCCGGTCTCGGTGCTGCACCCCGACGTGTGCGGCGGCTCCTACGAGGGGATCGTCTCGGTCCACTCGCTGTCCAAGCGCTCGAACCTGGCCGGCTACCGCGCCGCGTTCCTCGCGGGCGACCCCGCCGTGCTCGGCGAGCTCCTCGCGATCCGCAAGCACGGCGGCATGATGACCTCCGCGCCGACCCAGGCCGCCGTGGTCGCCGCGCTCGCGGACGACACCCACGTCCGCGAGCAGCGCGAGCGCTACGCGGCCCGCCGCACCGCCCTGCGCGACGCCCTCCTGGACCACGGCTTCCGGATCGAGCACAGCGAGGCGAGCCTGTACCTCTGGGCGACCCGGGACGAGTCCTGCTGGTCCACGGTGGCCCACCTGGCCGAGCTCGGCATCCTGGTGGCACCCGGCGACTTCTACGGCGAGGCGGGCGAGCGGTTCGTGCGCGTGGCCCTGACCGCCTCGGACGAGCGGGTGGCGGCGGCGGTGGAACGCCTGCGGTAGCCGCGCCCGCGAGGGGCACCACGACCCGGTGTCCCGCGGCCCGGCCCGGCGGCACGGCCCCGCGACAGCGGAACGGGGGTCAGGGGAAGCGAGTTCCCCTGACCCCCGTCGTCGTACGGACGCGGCCGCAGGCGCGAGCCGAACGGCGGGCCCTAGCCCAGCGGCAGGCCCTTCAGCGGCAGCTGACCCGTCGGCAGACCGCCCTTGGTCACGGCGTCCGTGGGCAGTCCGCCGCCGGACGCGGTCTTCGTGGTGGCACCGAGGAGGCCCCCGGCCTGGCCGGTCGCGTCCCCGGCCACCTTCCGCGCGGCGGGCGTGGCCTTCTTGGCGACCTTGGCGCCGGCCGGGAGGGCCTGCTTGACCGCCTGGCCGCCGGACTTGCCGGCGATCCCGGTGACGTCGTGCGCCGCTCCGTCGACGGTGTTGCCGACGTTCGCCCCGTCCAGGGCGGTCAGCCCGCCGAGGCCGGGAGTGACCGGCAGGTCGGTGGCCGCGCAGGCGGAGCCGGCCGCGCCGACCACGGGCGCCGCTCCGGCCGCGACGAGCAGCGCGACACGGGCGATCCGGCGGGTCAGGGAGAGGGACATGGTGCTCCTTAGACGGAAGAGAACGGGGAAGCGCCCTGCCTTACCGCTCGAAGTCCGCGAAGGTTGCGGTGGCCCGCCGCAAAGAGTTGGTAATGCGTCGCATTATCGGTTGTGGATAAAAACGGGCAAACAATACCTGGTCACAGGGTCCGTGCCCTCGCCGCAGCCCTTTGCTCCCAAGGGTTTTCGCGGACCTGGGGGTGAGCACCCGAAAGCGCGCACCCGGCCCGTCCGCCGGGGCCCGCGTCCTCCCCAGGAGTGAGCCCCCGCACTACTGCCCGGTCACGCTACTGCCCCGTCACGATCCTGACCTCGGCCGCGGCCTCGCCGGCCCCCGGACCGCTCTTGTCGTCGGCCGTGCGCCACGAGCCCTCCGCGGTGCCCGCGGTCCACTCGCGGCCCGCGTACGACACCCGGTCGATGTGCAGGACCGAGGAGTTGGCCACGGCCCAGTGCGCCAGCTCCCAGCCGCGGCGCAGCGTGCCGGTCCCGGCCCCGGTCGCGGATCCCTCCCCGCGCACGGGGACGGTCACGGTCCGGTCGGCCTCCGTGGCGGCGGGGGCGGCCGGGGACGCCGACGAGGCCGGGGCCACGGGGGAGTCCGAGGCCGGCGACACGGGTGCCGCCGAGGAACCCGCGGCGTCCACGGTGGCACCCGCCTCCTGGAGCACATCGCGTCCGAAGTCCCGCGCGAGCGCGGCGCGCACCGGCGCCGGGCCGCCCGCCGGAGTGGTCGCGGCCGGCCGTCCCTGACAGGTCAGGGTGGCCGCCGCGCGGCCGGTCAGGGCGGCGGCGAGCAGGGTGGCGTCCGGCTCGTGCTTCGCGTACGCCTGGGGGAAGCCGCTGTGCTGCACCCGCTGCGCGGCGACGGTGAGCGGCAGCCGCGAGTACCCGGGCACCTTCGCCAGGTGTTCGTAGAAGACGCCCGCCGCGTACGTCGGGTCCATGATCTGCTTCTCGGTGCCCCAGCCCTGCGACGGACGCTGCTGGAACAGGCCGAGGGAGTCCCGGTCGCCGTGCTGGATGTTGCGCAGCCCCGACTCCTGGAGCGCCGTCGCCAGCGCGATGGCGACCGCCCGCTCGGGCATCCCGCGGGAGGTGCCGACCGCCGAGATCGTGGCCGCGTTCACCGCCTGCTCGGGGGTGAACTCGTACGACGCGCCGTCGGCGTTGCCGGAGACGACCTTGCACCGGGGCGCGCCCACGCCGCCCGTGAGGTACTGGACGCCGAGGTAGCCCGCGACCGCGAGCAGGACCACGAGGGCCCCCGCGAAACGCAGGAGGCGCCCGCGGCGGCGCCGGACTGGAGTGGGGGACGGCTCAGACACGCGTACAAGGTACTGGAGAGCGCTGTGGGCCGATCCCGGGGTGTGGACAACGCGCGCGCGTCCGGTGGATACGACCGCATCCGGCTGCTTTCGGTACGCCCGGACGCGGCGCGCTAGGGTCGACGCCATGGCCGACACCCCCCTTGACCTCACCCTCGACGCAGCCGGTCTCACCGCGTGGCTCGTCGACTTCCGCTCGGAGAGCGGCACCGAGAAGCCGCTCGCGGACGCCGTCGAGACGGCCCTGCGCGCCCTGCCGCACCTGACCGTCGACCGGTACGGCAACAACGTCGTGGCGCGCACGGACCTCGGCCGCGCCGAGCGGGTCGTGCTGGCCGGTCACATCGACACCGTGCCGATCGCGGGCAACGTGCCCTCCCG
Proteins encoded:
- a CDS encoding heavy metal transporter; the encoded protein is MSEPSPTPVRRRRGRLLRFAGALVVLLAVAGYLGVQYLTGGVGAPRCKVVSGNADGASYEFTPEQAVNAATISAVGTSRGMPERAVAIALATALQESGLRNIQHGDRDSLGLFQQRPSQGWGTEKQIMDPTYAAGVFYEHLAKVPGYSRLPLTVAAQRVQHSGFPQAYAKHEPDATLLAAALTGRAAATLTCQGRPAATTPAGGPAPVRAALARDFGRDVLQEAGATVDAAGSSAAPVSPASDSPVAPASSASPAAPAATEADRTVTVPVRGEGSATGAGTGTLRRGWELAHWAVANSSVLHIDRVSYAGREWTAGTAEGSWRTADDKSGPGAGEAAAEVRIVTGQ
- a CDS encoding ATP-binding protein — its product is MSLSLTRRIARVALLVAAGAAPVVGAAGSACAATDLPVTPGLGGLTALDGANVGNTVDGAAHDVTGIAGKSGGQAVKQALPAGAKVAKKATPAARKVAGDATGQAGGLLGATTKTASGGGLPTDAVTKGGLPTGQLPLKGLPLG